Genomic window (Nicotiana sylvestris chromosome 7, ASM39365v2, whole genome shotgun sequence):
ATTTCGTTTATTTTCAGTCTATTTCGTGTCTCGAAGCTTTTAATTTGAAGCATtttgttctctctctctctctctctcttttttttacgGTATGCTTTTGAACTGTGAGCTTAGCTTGCGATATTTGAAAACAGGGCAATGAAGAAACGCAAGGCTGAAGCGGACTTGAAAAAGAAGGAGAAAGCAATCAAAACCGCTGGAGCTCCAAAGCGTCCTCCTACTGCATTCTTCATTTTCATGTGAGATATTTTTGCTCTAGTTTTATACTCAGTATATCTCTCCTTTCGCACTAAGCTTCAACGTTTTTTTAATAGTAATTTCACGAGTTTTGGATTTGTAAGCTTCAGTTCGGTATTGATTTCTGTTCTGTCATTATACTGAACTACGAAACAGGGCTGATTTTCGCAAGAGCTACAAGGAGAATTTTCCTGATAATAAATCTGTTGCTGTGGTGAGATGTCTCTGTTTATTGCATTTTAGGTTCAAATCAATGTTTCTGATATTATTTCGTTTCTATTGCTGTACTAAGAATGTGCTGTTGCGTCAATTTTCTGTTGAGAATTCATTATAGTTTCTATGCATCCTCGGTCGTATATGTTTTCTGTGAACAATTCTCTTACTAATTTGTATTTGTATTCATTTAAGGTCGGAAAAGCTGGCGGTGAGAAATGGAAGGCAATGTCTGAATCTGTAAGACCAGATATCATGAACAAACTTGAGAGATAAATCTCAATATACATTACTGTTGTCTAATGATTTTCTCTGTGGTTACGCCAAATTTTCatctaatttttattttttggagaaGATTTTTGCGGTACCTAATTAACTTTATTTGTTGCTCCTTAGGAGAAAGCTCCCTATGTGGGAAAAGCTGCTAAGCTGAAGGCTGAGTATGAGAAAACTAAGGAAGAGCATAGCCAGAAGGTTGTTATTCAGATTCATGTTTTAcatattcattttttttaaaaaaaatactctcTCTGTTTCTGTGGTAGTTGATGGGAATGAGTATCCACTTGGTGTTGAACTAACTAACGGAGCAATTTTACTGTTGGTTCTAAATTGCTAAATTGGCAGCCTGTTAATGTAGAAGCAGCAAAATCTGATGATTCTGAGGTGCATGATGATGCTGAGCAGCAAGCTAGCTCTTAGGTACCAGTGGATACCAGTCCTTTTTTAGTGTTCAATTATATAAATTGAATTCAATTTTTGTGATTCGACCTGCAGGGGCGGATGCACGCTTCCTCAAGGGGTCGTCGTaaaattttactaaatatatgtattaatactgTACGGAAACGGATAAGAAAAAATGACATCACTTGACATAAATTGTGCCTTGGTGTGTTGGTTTTATGATTGATTTTGCTCTAAGAGGTCAAAGGTTCAAAcctcaactaacacatttttCTTTTGTAAATATTTGAGAGAGCATTAGTAGTTAAAAATTGTGATGAAGTAGAATTGAACTCAAAATCTTTTTTAACTTAAGACTCAACAAAGCCAATAAACTAAGGTTATTTCTTGTCTAATATTATGATAATCAAAGTAACATTCCAGTTCTTCTATAAATTTCGACACCGCTTACAAAAATTCTTGCATACGCCCCTGTCGACCAGTCTCCAATTTGTTTTTAAAACTGACATTTTCTTCTACAATTTGTATGCAGAGTGCTACATAGTTCTTTTGCTCCAATGCTGATCTGGCAAGTGAAAGCTACTGGGAAAATTCATATAGCTAATCAAGTGTTAATACATAGTTATAGCTAGTTATAACTCTAGTATTAGTATATTTCTTCTGTTGCAAGTCCTATTATCAGCTTATGCTCATGTTCGCCATTTTGTACTGCAATGCAAAGCTGATTATGGATTGAGTATGCTTTTGATTCTGGGTATTAAGAAACAAATTGCATTAAGTACTTGATACGTGCTCTGGTTTTAGTCCAATCTGTGATGTACATCGTTATTGCAATGCAGTAATTTCTTGTGAAGATCCTTTAGCAAATTTTGGTCATATCTGCGTTTTAATGCTATTTTGTGAATTCAGTGAAATGCTTAGTCGCTTGACTCTTAGTTCTACCTATTAATTTAAGTCTAGGTGTGTTGCAAAAATTTGTAGGCCAAGGTACAGCAGTTGCTTATTTGACTCTTTTATTTTGAAATTGTAACTACTAATTAATCTGTCAAATGATTAATATCTTATCAGTCTCTAACTGATTTTAGATTCTTTTTctctaacataaaataatgctaGTGGATAGGCTTTTTATACATTTTAGTCTCTcctctcctttcttttttttcaaa
Coding sequences:
- the LOC104212008 gene encoding HMG1/2-like protein; this encodes MKGTKIASVAHKKLDTEAMKKRKAEADLKKKEKAIKTAGAPKRPPTAFFIFMADFRKSYKENFPDNKSVAVVGKAGGEKWKAMSESEKAPYVGKAAKLKAEYEKTKEEHSQKPVNVEAAKSDDSEVHDDAEQQASS